DNA sequence from the Candidatus Polarisedimenticolia bacterium genome:
GAAAGCCTGGAAGCTGGTCATCGTGCTGTCGGTGCCGTTATCACCCACGAAGATGATGGTGGTCTTCGACAGCTTGTCGTGGATGCGCTCCAGGAGCTCGCCGATGTAAGCGTCCATGCACTCGATCATGGCGGGGTAGATCACCGCCTCGTCCATCGTCTCACCAGTGCCCACGCAGACGCCATCGGTCGGAGGATCCTGGCCGTCCAGGATCTTGGTCGTGGTCAGATGGGGCGCGTTGAAGGCGACGACCGCCATCCAGCTCCCGGTCTGGTCGAGGATCCAGCTGGAAGCGTCGTCCACGTTCACGAAGGTCGCGTAGTTGTCATTGCTCTTTGAGGTGGGCTTGGGGATGGTCCAATCGCCCACGAGCACCTTGTGCAGGACCGAATCGTAGCGGTGCACCGACTCCCGCTTCTCCCACATGTAATAGTCGTCAAGCGCCGCGTCCATGGCCCCTTTGAACACCTCGAAGCCCTGGTCGGTGGGCAGGTTCGTTCCGAGGTGCCACTTGCCGAATAGGGCGCTGTGATAGCCCTTGGTGGCCGAGAGGGCTTCCGCGATGGTGATCATCGAAGTGCTCATGCCGGGAGTGTCCTTTAAGACCACGTCAAAGATACTGTTGTGCACGCTATAGGTTCCGGTCAGCAGGCCGGCCCTGCTGGCTGAGCAGACGGGGCTGGACCAGACGTTCTCGAAACTCACCCCCGCATCCGCGAGGCGGTCGATGTTGGGCGTGTCGGGCGCGTCGATCCTATGCCCGGCGGCGTCCAGGATGTTTCCGAAATGATCCACGTACCGTTGCAGCTGGTCGACCCCGAAGTCGTCCGCGACGATCACGAGCACGTTGCGCTTGGAATCCTGCAGCGCGGCGGAGGCATTCCCCCCCGGCAGGCTGAGAACGGCGAGCGACAGACATACCAGTCCCAGAAGCTTTCCGAGTTTTCGTCCCTGGCTCATGGCACCCTCCTTTGGGCATTCGGTTTCGTCCATTCGCCAGGGAGAGAGCCGTGGGGTGAAGGATTTCACAAGAAGCTGTGGAGGATTCGAGAGGGATTCTGGAACCGCGCGCCTTGAGGGCGCCGGCGATGCCGAAAAAGCCTGAAAGCCGGGGCTCAGGTCGAGGTCAGATTACGTCGGCGCAGCTCTTTGCGAAGGCGTTCGCGCAGCGTTTCGGCCTGCTGCTCGGCTTCCCGGCGCTCCGATTCGCTCGGACCCGACTTGATGAGGCGGCGATACACCTCAAGGTCGGCCGCCAGCGTGACGCATTCGGCGCAGCCGCCGGCGACGTGGCGGTCGAATTCTTCCTGCCTGGCGGCTGCCAGGCGCCCGTCGAGGAAGTCCTGCAGGTCGGCGGCCGAGAGGAAACCGCATCTTGAACGAAAGGTGGTGTCGGTATCGGATCGATCGGTCATGACGAGGTCTCCATGGCCTCCAGCGCGGCGGCGGCGTCGAAGCCGCCTTGCTCGAGGCAACGCCGCAGCTTGCGCTGTGCAGCGATGAGCAGGGCGCGGGCACCGCTGGGATTCGCCAGCTCCAGCGCTTTGCTCAGCTCCTGCAGCGTCACCCCCTCGTAGTACTGTCCCAGGACCACGGCCCGCTCGATTTCCGGGAGCGCCGCCAGACAGCGGCGCAGAGCTCCGGCAATCTGCCCTCGGCTCGCCTCGGCTTCGGGGTTTTGCGATCCGGGCGCCGCGAGGCTGTTCGAGAGAGCCTCGGGAACCTCATCGCAGCGCTCGTCCACGTGCACCCCCCAGCGGCGCCGCAGGTGCGACAGGCGGTAATGGGCGATCTGGAACAACCAGGTCCTGAAGCTCGACTCTTCCCGGAAGCTCCCCAGGTGCTCCATGACGGCCAGATAGAGCTCCTGATTCTCCTCCGCCGCGACTTCCGGCACGCCGATCCTCCTTCGGAAAAAGCCATAGGTCAGGCTGCGATACCGCTCGTACAGCTCCATGAGTATTCCTTCCCGATCGAGGCCGCGCCGGTAACGGCGCACCAGCTCTTCGTCGCTGAAGGGGGCCAGCGGTCTCGATTCGCTCATACCGGTGAGAGCCGCGAAAGGGGAGCTTTCACATCCTCTGTCTCCCGGACAGCGAAATCGGACCCGTGAAACTTGCCGCGGCGCGGCTCCATCCGGTCAGGCAGTCCTGACGGATTGCCGCTGGGAGAATAGGTCATGAACATAGACGGACCAGATCGAACATCATTTCCAGCTGGGTCCCAGTGGTTGGCCGAAAGAATACTCTTGCGCGCATTTACTGGACACAGTATACATGCCCCAACGTCACTGCCTCGCTGCGC
Encoded proteins:
- a CDS encoding RNA polymerase sigma factor, whose protein sequence is MSESRPLAPFSDEELVRRYRRGLDREGILMELYERYRSLTYGFFRRRIGVPEVAAEENQELYLAVMEHLGSFREESSFRTWLFQIAHYRLSHLRRRWGVHVDERCDEVPEALSNSLAAPGSQNPEAEASRGQIAGALRRCLAALPEIERAVVLGQYYEGVTLQELSKALELANPSGARALLIAAQRKLRRCLEQGGFDAAAALEAMETSS
- a CDS encoding sulfatase-like hydrolase/transferase produces the protein MSQGRKLGKLLGLVCLSLAVLSLPGGNASAALQDSKRNVLVIVADDFGVDQLQRYVDHFGNILDAAGHRIDAPDTPNIDRLADAGVSFENVWSSPVCSASRAGLLTGTYSVHNSIFDVVLKDTPGMSTSMITIAEALSATKGYHSALFGKWHLGTNLPTDQGFEVFKGAMDAALDDYYMWEKRESVHRYDSVLHKVLVGDWTIPKPTSKSNDNYATFVNVDDASSWILDQTGSWMAVVAFNAPHLTTTKILDGQDPPTDGVCVGTGETMDEAVIYPAMIECMDAYIGELLERIHDKLSKTTIIFVGDNGTDSTMTSFQAFKGLHGKESVYEGGVAVPMIIADGNAYIGSGTGSGAGKVVSPGRWSNALVQLVDLYDTILEIATVGGASSYNSADSYSLVPVLNQTTDVVRTYSYTEIIKNGQTQIAARNSNYKLIHQNDGSCELYNLSSDRWEEGDPLTFSKVVGPGGSVSVPYSMQQLLLGKMNTTLGLSLTCN